The sequence GACACCTAGGAGAACCCCTCATGTCCACACCCGCATCACTTCCGTATGCCTTCGTCGCCAAGATCGTCGCGGCCGATGGACAGCACGACGCGCTCGCCGATCTGCTCGCCGGCGCTGTCGCCCTCGCCAACGAAGAAGTAGGAACGATTGTCTGGTTCGCGGTCAGGACCCACGCCGACACCTTCTGGATCTTCGATGCATTCCCCGACGAGGCCGCTCGCGACGCCCACGCCAACGGCGCCATCGTCGCAGCCCTGACGGCCAACCAGCACCTCCTCGGCGCAGCACCCGAGATCCTGCCGGCCGACGTCCTCGCGTCCAAGCTCCCGTAGTCCGCCCACGCACGTTCGCAACGCGAAGCACAACACGAGCGCTGTCGGTCACAAACTCAACAGGCAAACCAACGGGCGGCTCTGGAGCGGCTCGAGCCACAAAGCGCACGCCACATTCGAAGGAGCAATTGATGCTATCTATTCCTACATTGTCGTTGGACGACGCCAAACGTGTCATCGCGGCAGCAGAAGCTGAATCCAGCACGCAGGGTCAGCCCAGTAACATCGCCGTCGTCGATGCCGGCGGCAATCTCGTCGCTCACGTACGGATGGACGGAGCGTGGCTGGGCAGCATCGACATCTCGATCAACAAAGCCTTCACGGCCCGCGCGTTCGACACAGCCACCAAAGACCTCGGCGACCTCGCCCAACCCGGTGAGCAGTTCTACGGCATCCACGCCTCCAACGACGGTCGGGTGATGATCTTCGCCGGTGGCATCCCGCTCGAGCGCGACGGCCAGGTCGTCGGCGCCGTCGGCGTCAGCGGAGGAACCGGTGACCAAGACCAGGCCGTCGCCGAAGTCGCCGCCAGCGCCTTCTGAGACCGACCCGCACCGAACCCGGCCCCCGGCCGGCAGCCCACCCCCCGAAGGAGCCGCACCATGCGTGCTCTCGTGTACCACGGTTGTGAAGCGCCCCAGGTTTGATGCCGCTCCCTTCTGAGTCCAGGAGGATGAGCACCATGCCGAAGAAGATCGATCCCGAGCTGCGTGAGCGCGCGGTGCGGATGGTGCGTGAGCACCAGCAGGACTACCCGTCGGTGACGGCCGCGTCGAAGGCCGTGGCCGAGCGGCTCGGATTGGGCCGAGAGAGCGTGCGTCGCTGGGTGGCCCAAGCCGAGATCGACGCGGGCGCCAAGCCGGGCGTGACGAGCGAGGAGCACGCTGAGATCAAGCGGCTCAAGGCCGAGAACAAGCGGCTGCGCGAGGACGTGGAGATCCTCCGCGCGGCAACGACTTTCTTCGTGTCAATGTCAAAGTGATCGTGCCCGATCGGGGTTCGCTCGTTTCTTCGCTGCCCCGGGTTACGAACGGCACTCGGTGGCTTCTCTCCGATGTGCGGCCTCGGTCGGGCGCCCTGTCGGCAGCGGGTGCGTGGCTTGATAGGAGCCTGCCTGCGAGTTTCGCGCTGAATTGAGGCGTGCCCGCCTCGCTGCCGACAGGGCGCCCGAATAGCCCGTCGACGTAGGAGGTCCCTGGATGGTCATGATCGGCACCGACTCGCACAAGCGCACCCACACGGTCGTGGCGCTCGACGAAGTCGGCAGAAGACTCGGCACCAAGACGGTCCGGACCAACGCCGAGGGCCACCTCGCGCTGGTCGAGTGGGCCACACAGTTCGCCGACCACGACGAGCACGGCGTCAGGTTCGCCTTGGAGGACTGCCGCCACCTCACCCGCCGGCTGGAATCCGACCTCTTGGCTGCGGGTCAACGCGTGCTGCGGGTGCCGACTCGGCTCATGGCCGGTGCTCGCCGCAGCAGCCGCGAACCTGGTAAGTCCGACCCGATCGACGCCGAGGCCGTAGCCCTGGCTGCGCTACGTCACCCCGACCTTCCCGTCGCTGAGCTGGACGGACCTGCGCGTGAGGTCAAGCTTCTGTCTGATCACCGTCATGACCTGGTGGTTCAGCGGTCCCGCATCGCTCAACAGGTTCGCTGGCACCTCCACGAGCTGGACCCGGACCTGATGATCCCCAGCCGCGGCCTGCGACGCCAGAAGGTCGTACGTGAGCTGCTGGCGGAACTGGAACGCTTCGACGGCGTCGTGGCCAGGCTTGCCCGGCGACACCTGCTGCGCTGCCAGGAGCTGACTACACAGATCAACGACCTCGAGCGAGAGTTGCGGGACCTGGTTCGTCGGCTCGCTCCCTCGCTACTTGAGATCCCCGGCTGCGGCGTGCTGTCCGCAGCCGTGATCGTCGGCGAGACAGCCGGAGTGCACCGCTTCCGCGACAAGGACGCCTACGCCCGCTTCACAGGCACAGCGCCGGTGCCGGTCTGGTCGGGATCCAGCGCGGGCAAGGTTCGGCTCAACCGAGGCGGCAATCGGTCCGTCAACTGCGCCCTGCACATGATCGCCGTGACCCAGGCCCGCGGCGTCGGGCCGGGCCGGCCCTACCTCGACAAGCAGTTGGCCCGCGGCAAGGACCGCGTAGCCGCCCTGAGGCTGTTGCGCCGGCGCCTTTCCGATGTCGTCTTTGCGGCTCTTCGCGCCGACCTACGTGCAGCCCAGCAGCCCGCCGCGTCGCCTGTTCAACTCGCGGCTTGACATAGGAGCATCGGGGAGCTCGACCCCCGCAACCGCTGATCGCGGCGTTCATCGACGATCAGCGCTCCCAGGGGCACGCGGTCGAGTCGATCTGCCGGGTCCTGCGCGAGCAGGGCCTTCAGATCGCCGCGCGCACCTACCGGTCCTGGAAGCAGGCCGGCCGGACGGTCGCTGCTCGCACTGTCACCGACGCCCAGGTGATCGACGCGGTCCGGGAGCTGGCGTGGACCATCGACGTCCACGGCCGGCGCCGGCTCGCGGCCGAAGGCCTCTACGGGCGGCGGAAGATGACCGCCCTGGTGCGCCGCACCGTGCTGCCCGAGGCTTCGGCGGGCGCGGTGGACCGGGCCATGCACACGTTGGGCCTAGCGGGGGTGCGCCGCGACAAGGGCGTGCGGACCACGATCCCGGCCAAGGACGGCAAGCGGGCCGGTGACCTGCTGGACCGGGACTTCACCGCCGCAGCGCCCAACCGGACCTGGGTCACCGACTTCACCTACGTCCGTACGTGGGCCGGGTTCGTCTACGTCGCCTTCATCGTCGACGTCTTCGCCCAGCGGATCGTGGCCTGGCATGTCGCCACGACCAAGCAGACCGACCTGGTCATGGTGCCGCTGCGCATGGCGTTGTGGCACCGCGACCGCGAAGGACGTCCGACGGTCGTCGGGGAGCTGATCCACCACTCCGATGCCGGGTCCCAGTACACGTCCATCCGGCTCACCGAGCACCTCGAGCTCGAGGGCATCCGGCCCTCGATCGGATCGGTCGGGGATGCCTACGACAACGCGCTGATGGAGACGATCAACGGCTTGTACAAGGCCGAGTGCATCCGCACCACCGTCTTCCACGACGGGCCCTACAAGACCATCGCCGACGTCGAGTACGCGACCGCCGGCTGGGTCGAGTGGTACAACAACAGGCGCCTGCACGGGACGCTGGGAATGATGACCCCAGTCGAGTACGAGCAGGACCACTACGCAGCCCTCAACCGAGAGCCGCAACCCGTATAGGGGCTCATCCCGGTTGTGGGTGTAGCAGGCGTTGGCGTGGCGGTCCCGGGATAGACGTCGAGGTCTCCCGAGGATGAAGGCTCCTACACGCTCATCCTGAAAGACCTCGACGTGCCCGACGCTACCGCCGGCGACCGCTCACGCGCGTTCGCCCACCCAGATCTGACCACCTTCTGCCGACTCGACGAGCTCGGCCTCGTCGTCACCGGCCAACGCCTCGAGTCCGACCGTGCGGTCGTCGCGTGCCGGGTCGCCGAAACCGACCAGTGGTGCCGCCGATGCGGCTGCGAAGGAACCCCGCGGGACACGGTCACCAGGCAGCTGGCCCACGAACCACTCGGCTGGCGACCTACCACGCTGCTGCTCACCATCCGCCGCTACCGATGCGCTGGCTGCGGGCACGTGTGGCGCCAAGACACCTCCCGGGCGGCCGAACCTCGGGCGAAGCTCTCGCGTCGCGGGCTGCGGTGGGCACTTGAGGGGATCGTGATCGCTCACCTCACCGTCGCCCGGGTCGCCGAGGGTCTCGGGGTTGCCTGGGACACCGCTAACGACGCCGTCGTGGCCGAGGGCAAGCGGGTCCTGATCGACGACCCGGCACGGTTCGAGGGTGTCCGAGTCGTTGGCGTCGATGAACACGTGTGGCGCCACACCAGGCGTGGCGACAAGTACGTCACCGTGATCATCGACCTCACCCCGATCCGTGATGGCACCGGCCCGGCACGGCTCCTGGACATGGTCGAGGGTCGCTCGAAGCAGGTGTTCAAGACCTGGCTCGCCACCCGGAGCGACACCTGGCGTGACGGCGTGGAAGTCGTCGCGATGGACGGGTTCAGCGGCTTCAAGACCGCCACCACCGAGGAGCTCCCCGACGCTGTCGCGGTCATGGATCCCTTCCACGTGGTCCGGTTGGCCGGCGACGCGTTGGACCGGTGTCGACGCCGGGTCCAGCAGGCCATCCACGGTCACCGCGGCCACAAGGGTGACCCGCTCTACTCCGCACGGCGAACGCTGCACACCGGTGCTGGGCTGCTCACTGACAAGCAGGCCAGCCGACTACGGGCACTGTTCGCCGGTGATGAGCACGTGCAGGTCGAGGCGACCTGGGGGATCTATCAGCGGATGATCGCGGCCTACCGCCACGAGGACCGACGCCAGGGCCGCGAGCTCATGACCAAGCTGATCGAGTCGGTCAGCGACGGCGTCCCGGCCGCGCTGATCGAGGTCATCACGCTGGGCCGGACGTTGAAGAAGCGGGCCGCCGACGTGCTGGCCTACTTCGACCGCCCCGGCACCAGCAACGGGCCTACGGAGGCGATCAACGGCCGGCTCGAACACCTCCGCGGCTCAGCCCTCGGGTTCCGCAACCTCACCAACTACATCGCCAGGTCCCTGCTCGAGATCGGCGGCTTCAGACCGCGACTACACCCTGGAATCGGATGAGCCCTGAAACGTACCGCCAGCACGAGGGGGCGGGTTCAGCCGTCCTCGCTGAGCAGGTTCGCGATCGCCTCGGTAGCGGTCATCGCCCTCATGTCGACGGCCAGCGCCTGCAGCTGGACGATGAGCGCGCCGCGGGCGAGGAAGCCGGTGAGATCCTCGGCACTCGCCCCGGTGCGCTCCCGGACGGCGCTCAGCGTGGTGGCCAGCCGGCGCAGGTAGCGGGCGGCGATCTCCGGATCGGTGCGAGCAGCGGCCAACGCCTGGATGGAGAAGCTGCCGAGCGTCCCGTCCCCGACCAGACCACGGAACCGTGCCCCCAGCTCCTCGAAGGTCTCCTCGGACCGGGTCTCATCGCCGGTGAAGGCCTGGAGCTCCCGTGCCTCGAGCTCGTCCATACAAGCGAGGAAGAAGTCCCGCTTACCGCCGAACAGGCGGAAGATGTACGGCTGGGAGACACCGATCTCGGCCGCCACCTCGGTGATCGCTGTGGTGGTCAGGCCGTGCTCTCCGAACGCCCTGAGCCCGGCGTCCACCGCTTGAGCACGCCGAACCTCCGCCGTCGACCTTGCTTCTGTCATGCTGATCATACTAGCGTTGTTAGTGACTACTTACTAACTACTCGAGCAACGAGGTGCTGACCCGCATGCCCGGACTTTTCCTGCTCCGCAGCGCCCACGTGGTCACCGGTGACGGCCGCGAGCTACCCGAGGCGGATGTGGTGATCGCGGACCGGCGGATCCTGCAGATCAGCGACCAGCGCCAGGAGGTGCCGGGGGCGGAGGTCATCGATGGCCGCGGCAAGACCCTCATCCCGGGATTGATCGATGCGCACACCCACCTGGATTTCCTCTCCGTGCGCAGCACCGTGCACAGCTGGATCCAGACCCGGTTCGTGCTGCCCCGCGCCCTGGCAGAGCTGGTCCGGCACGGCGTCACCGCTATCCGGTGCATGGCCGATCCGCTCACCCCGGTGCGGCGGGTGCGGCGCAGGATCACCGCCGGGCGCACCGTGGGCCCGCGGATGGTGATCGCAGGACCGGCGCTGACCGCCCCCGGTGGGCACCCCGAGGCCACCCTGGCCAAGGACAACCGGTGGTTGCAGGCCCGGATCGCCCGCCGGCTGGACGGCCCCGAGCAGGCACGCAGGGCGGTGCGTGAGCTGCACGCCGGTGGGGTCGACCTGATCAAGTTCGTCTACCAGGGCGGGGTCTACGGTCCGGACCGGGTCGCGCTGCAGCAGCTGTCGGTCGAGGTCGCCCAGGCGATCATCACCGAAGCCCACCGGCTGGGGCTGCCGGTCAGTGCGCACACGCACTACCAGGACGATGTGGACACGCTGCTCGAGCTCGGGGTGGACAGCATCGAACACGGGGTGCTCGAGCACGACCTGGCCGAGAACGAGGGCCTACAGATGTGGTCGAACAGCGGGACGCCCCTGGTGCCGACGTTGGCGATCGCCGCGCTGTTCGCGGGCCCGGACGGCGAGCTCTACCTCGACCAGGCGAGCCGGAACCTCACCCGCGCACACCGGGCCGGGGTGCGGATCGTCGCCGGGACGGACTCCATGACTGGAGCGATGCCGGCGAACTCGATGCACGAGGAGCTCCGGCTGATGGTCGAGGCCGGGATGACCGAGGCGGAGGCGCTCCGTGCGGCCACCACCGACGCCGCTGCGCTGCTCGGCCTGAACGATCGCGGCGGGATCGCTGAGGGTAAGGCGGCCGATCTTGTCCTGCTCGGCTCGAACCCGCTGGAGCGGATCGAGAACGTGGCCGATATCGACCTGGTGTTCGCAGGCGGGGTGCTCGTGCACCGGGCCCCGGATCGGCCGCGACCGCCGGAGCTGGCGGAGTACTCGGTCACCGGCCCGGACGTCCTGGAGTACATCGACCGCACCGAAGCGACACTGCCCGGCGAGGTGGTGCTGCGTTACGACCGGAGCAGGTTCGCCGCCGAGGGGGTTCGCTCGCTCCTCGCCATCGCTGCCGACTCCGAGGTGCTGCGCACCGAGACCGTCACCTCCGGCACCGACCTGGTCACGCAGGAGTGGACCTGCGAGATCCCGGCGGAGGAGACGAGCCTTCATGCCGTCGCCGGCGCCCGGCAGATCAGCCTGACCGGGACCCTGCGCGGGAAGCCCGTGACCCGGAGCTACCCGCTCCGCGGCCGGACCTGGATGCAGCTTCTTCAGTTCGACCCGGCCACGTTCATCACCTCGACCGAGCAGAGCCTGGCCCTGGTGTCCATCGGCGCCAGTGGCCGTGGTGCGCTGCAGCTGACCGACTTCGAGCTCACCAAGACCGGTCCCAGCAGACCGGACCCGGAGCAGGTCGAGACGGAGCTGGTCATGCCCCGGTGGCGCCGATTCTGGGGAGCAGTGCTGCGCCACGACGCCGGAACCGGCGATCTGCTGCACCAGCACGTCCGCGGGAAGGAAGAGCAGAGTCTCGAGCCGGCAGCCCGCGCCTGACCCACGAGCCGAGTCAGCCCCCCGCGAGGTCGCGGTAGTAGATCGTGCACAGCCGGTCCGCGTCCCCGCTCTCGTGCCCGCTGGTGGCGAACCCGGTGTACAGGCGTACCTGCTCCCGCCCGCCGTGCCCGCGTCCTCGTCCGCGCTCGGTGACGGCGACGTGCAGTCCCTCCGGCTCCCGGCGGTGATGGCCGAGCCCACTGGTCTCCAGCTTGTGCTTCTCCACCTCGCCGGTGCGCCAGTTCACCCGGGTGAGGTGGGCGTTCCCGCGGCCCTCCGGCGGGGGTGGGTTGTCCGCGTTGTGCGCGGTGCCGTCCAGCAGGTAGAGGTGATCACCGAGGGTGGCATACCCCTGGAAGACATTGGTGGCCATCACTTCTGGAGTACCGACGTCGTAGAGCGGCTGGTAGCTGGTCTTCTCCTGCTTCACCACGTCCAGGTCGTACAGCGCCAGCCGGAACTCGTCCCCGGTCCAGTAGCGCATCGTCAGCGTGTGGTGCACCGGGTCGATGTTGCAGGTGTTCTGGGTGGAGTCCGGGATCAGGTCACGGCGCCACAGGGTGTCGTCGTGCTCAGCGTCCAGCAGGGCTCCGTCCTCGAACTGGAACCGGGTCAGCTTGGAGCCCCGGCCCTGACCGTCGGACTCCTTGGGCACGGAGTCGATCTCGGTCCAGAACCACAGATCGTCACCGTCACGCTCCAGGGCCATCGATACGCCGTGGCCGAAGAACTTCA is a genomic window of Ruania zhangjianzhongii containing:
- a CDS encoding putative quinol monooxygenase, whose amino-acid sequence is MSTPASLPYAFVAKIVAADGQHDALADLLAGAVALANEEVGTIVWFAVRTHADTFWIFDAFPDEAARDAHANGAIVAALTANQHLLGAAPEILPADVLASKLP
- a CDS encoding amidohydrolase family protein; amino-acid sequence: MPGLFLLRSAHVVTGDGRELPEADVVIADRRILQISDQRQEVPGAEVIDGRGKTLIPGLIDAHTHLDFLSVRSTVHSWIQTRFVLPRALAELVRHGVTAIRCMADPLTPVRRVRRRITAGRTVGPRMVIAGPALTAPGGHPEATLAKDNRWLQARIARRLDGPEQARRAVRELHAGGVDLIKFVYQGGVYGPDRVALQQLSVEVAQAIITEAHRLGLPVSAHTHYQDDVDTLLELGVDSIEHGVLEHDLAENEGLQMWSNSGTPLVPTLAIAALFAGPDGELYLDQASRNLTRAHRAGVRIVAGTDSMTGAMPANSMHEELRLMVEAGMTEAEALRAATTDAAALLGLNDRGGIAEGKAADLVLLGSNPLERIENVADIDLVFAGGVLVHRAPDRPRPPELAEYSVTGPDVLEYIDRTEATLPGEVVLRYDRSRFAAEGVRSLLAIAADSEVLRTETVTSGTDLVTQEWTCEIPAEETSLHAVAGARQISLTGTLRGKPVTRSYPLRGRTWMQLLQFDPATFITSTEQSLALVSIGASGRGALQLTDFELTKTGPSRPDPEQVETELVMPRWRRFWGAVLRHDAGTGDLLHQHVRGKEEQSLEPAARA
- a CDS encoding GlcG/HbpS family heme-binding protein; this translates as MDDAKRVIAAAEAESSTQGQPSNIAVVDAGGNLVAHVRMDGAWLGSIDISINKAFTARAFDTATKDLGDLAQPGEQFYGIHASNDGRVMIFAGGIPLERDGQVVGAVGVSGGTGDQDQAVAEVAASAF
- a CDS encoding ISL3 family transposase; translation: MPDATAGDRSRAFAHPDLTTFCRLDELGLVVTGQRLESDRAVVACRVAETDQWCRRCGCEGTPRDTVTRQLAHEPLGWRPTTLLLTIRRYRCAGCGHVWRQDTSRAAEPRAKLSRRGLRWALEGIVIAHLTVARVAEGLGVAWDTANDAVVAEGKRVLIDDPARFEGVRVVGVDEHVWRHTRRGDKYVTVIIDLTPIRDGTGPARLLDMVEGRSKQVFKTWLATRSDTWRDGVEVVAMDGFSGFKTATTEELPDAVAVMDPFHVVRLAGDALDRCRRRVQQAIHGHRGHKGDPLYSARRTLHTGAGLLTDKQASRLRALFAGDEHVQVEATWGIYQRMIAAYRHEDRRQGRELMTKLIESVSDGVPAALIEVITLGRTLKKRAADVLAYFDRPGTSNGPTEAINGRLEHLRGSALGFRNLTNYIARSLLEIGGFRPRLHPGIG
- a CDS encoding TetR/AcrR family transcriptional regulator, translating into MTEARSTAEVRRAQAVDAGLRAFGEHGLTTTAITEVAAEIGVSQPYIFRLFGGKRDFFLACMDELEARELQAFTGDETRSEETFEELGARFRGLVGDGTLGSFSIQALAAARTDPEIAARYLRRLATTLSAVRERTGASAEDLTGFLARGALIVQLQALAVDMRAMTATEAIANLLSEDG
- a CDS encoding IS110 family transposase, with translation MVMIGTDSHKRTHTVVALDEVGRRLGTKTVRTNAEGHLALVEWATQFADHDEHGVRFALEDCRHLTRRLESDLLAAGQRVLRVPTRLMAGARRSSREPGKSDPIDAEAVALAALRHPDLPVAELDGPAREVKLLSDHRHDLVVQRSRIAQQVRWHLHELDPDLMIPSRGLRRQKVVRELLAELERFDGVVARLARRHLLRCQELTTQINDLERELRDLVRRLAPSLLEIPGCGVLSAAVIVGETAGVHRFRDKDAYARFTGTAPVPVWSGSSAGKVRLNRGGNRSVNCALHMIAVTQARGVGPGRPYLDKQLARGKDRVAALRLLRRRLSDVVFAALRADLRAAQQPAASPVQLAA